The Geoglobus acetivorans genome window below encodes:
- a CDS encoding DUF1152 domain-containing protein, translating into MKIIDIAMKAEKALLIGIGGGGDVISTIYVKNFLEKFGVECICGGVVWERYRRDRKVGPRSLDEIEGVKRISRTLGYVSGSERLGSITPIVSQVADFLKERVLAVSITEGVVTLRNDLQEFINASGIDIVFGVDAGGDSLARGNERGLTSPLADSVMLSALSDLNSILAVVGFGSDGELSKRELEAYLSDLHSAVYGVSIVDVSNEIIEFLKNVESEASKIPAIARNGYFGKYNFWGELELEISILNSLIFYLNLKEVYMRSPMARAIYSTESIVEANEILNRMGIKTEYDLEKEMEEMDRVTAAKNPSE; encoded by the coding sequence GTGAAGATAATTGACATCGCGATGAAAGCTGAAAAAGCTCTTCTGATAGGCATAGGTGGGGGAGGGGACGTCATAAGCACGATTTACGTGAAGAACTTCCTCGAAAAATTCGGAGTGGAGTGCATCTGCGGCGGAGTCGTGTGGGAGAGATACAGAAGAGACAGAAAAGTCGGTCCAAGGAGTCTGGATGAGATAGAAGGGGTCAAGAGGATATCCAGAACGCTCGGATATGTTTCGGGCAGTGAAAGGCTTGGCAGCATAACGCCCATCGTCTCCCAGGTCGCAGACTTTCTGAAGGAACGGGTGCTTGCAGTCAGCATCACGGAGGGTGTCGTTACCCTGAGGAATGATCTGCAGGAATTTATCAATGCCAGCGGAATCGACATCGTTTTTGGAGTTGATGCGGGAGGAGACTCCCTTGCAAGGGGAAACGAACGAGGCCTTACGAGCCCTCTCGCGGATTCGGTTATGCTTTCAGCCCTTTCCGACCTGAACTCCATCCTCGCCGTTGTGGGATTCGGAAGCGACGGCGAGCTGAGCAAAAGGGAGCTTGAAGCATACCTCTCAGATCTACACAGTGCCGTGTATGGCGTAAGCATTGTGGATGTGAGCAACGAGATTATCGAGTTCCTCAAGAACGTTGAGAGCGAGGCCTCAAAAATTCCGGCAATCGCAAGAAATGGATATTTCGGAAAATACAACTTCTGGGGAGAGCTTGAGCTTGAAATCTCAATCCTCAATTCACTGATATTCTATCTAAACCTGAAGGAGGTTTACATGCGAAGCCCCATGGCCAGAGCAATTTACAGCACAGAGAGCATAGTGGAGGCAAACGAGATACTCAACAGGATGGGCATAAAAACCGAGTACGACCTGGAAAAGGAAATGGAGGAAATGGACAGAGTTACAGCAGCGAAAAATCCCTCAGAATGA
- a CDS encoding gamma carbonic anhydrase family protein, which produces MKVGNGVFIAETAVVRGDVEIGDDSSIWFNAVVRGDVDYITIGSETNIQDNVVVHVDEGEPCEIGSRVTVGHSAVVHACRIADNVLIGMGAIVLNGAEVGEYTIVGAGSVLTGKRYPEHSLILGVPGKVVRELTDSELEFIERSWRNYIRLKNRYLGVE; this is translated from the coding sequence ATGAAAGTTGGAAACGGTGTATTCATCGCAGAAACTGCTGTCGTCAGAGGTGACGTGGAGATCGGAGACGATTCGAGCATCTGGTTCAATGCTGTTGTCAGGGGAGATGTTGATTACATAACAATAGGTAGCGAGACAAACATCCAGGACAATGTCGTGGTTCATGTGGATGAGGGCGAGCCGTGCGAAATCGGGAGCAGGGTTACGGTTGGCCACTCTGCCGTCGTTCATGCATGCAGGATAGCCGACAACGTTTTGATAGGCATGGGTGCGATTGTTCTGAATGGGGCGGAGGTTGGAGAATACACGATCGTCGGGGCAGGTTCTGTTCTTACCGGTAAGAGGTATCCGGAGCACTCTCTCATACTGGGGGTTCCCGGAAAGGTTGTTAGGGAGCTGACCGATTCAGAGCTTGAATTCATAGAGAGGAGCTGGAGGAACTACATACGGCTAAAGAACAGGTATCTTGGCGTAGAATGA
- a CDS encoding Hsp20 family protein: MRTFDPFDEVRRLQERMVRLLDEFDRFAAPAAEKLIERLGMPVDVIDEGDKFRIVADLPGFDKNDIEIYIEDGDLVIKAVRKEEKEEKDRNFLRRERSFGEVYRRISLPADVQEDRIRARYNNGVLEIEVPKTQRDRKIIRIE; the protein is encoded by the coding sequence ATGAGAACATTCGACCCGTTTGACGAGGTAAGGCGGCTTCAGGAGAGGATGGTGAGGTTGCTCGACGAGTTTGACAGGTTTGCAGCCCCGGCAGCTGAGAAACTGATTGAGAGGCTTGGGATGCCGGTGGACGTGATAGATGAGGGAGACAAGTTCAGGATCGTGGCAGACCTTCCCGGTTTCGACAAGAACGACATCGAGATATACATCGAAGACGGCGACCTCGTCATAAAGGCAGTCAGAAAGGAAGAAAAAGAGGAGAAGGACAGAAACTTCCTCAGGAGGGAGAGGAGTTTTGGCGAGGTGTACAGGAGGATAAGTCTGCCTGCAGATGTTCAGGAGGACAGGATAAGGGCAAGATACAACAACGGTGTTCTTGAAATCGAGGTTCCAAAGACCCAGAGAGATAGGAAAATAATCAGGATTGAATAA
- a CDS encoding GTPase, producing the protein MDIQQEIKRLEEEIRKTPYNKATEHHIGRLKAKLARLKEEAEKQRKKTGGEQYAIKKEGDATAVLVGYPSVGKSTILNALTGAKSEVGDYDFTTLKPVPGMLEYNGAKIQIVDVPGLIEGASRGRGRGREILAAVRNADIIIIVVDVFTLENIDVLKNELYEGGIRLDEKPPDVVIKKRATGGLSIKSTVDLSIDEQTIRSILREYKIHNGEVLIREDITIDRLIDAILGNRAYIPSITVVNKIDLYPDAEIPENAIAVSAEKKINLDKLVEEIYRKLDFIRVYLKPPGGKVEEEPMILRRGARVEDVCRKIHRDLLENFKYARVWGKSVKFEGQKVGLEHELEDGDVITVYAR; encoded by the coding sequence ATGGACATTCAGCAGGAAATAAAGAGGCTTGAAGAGGAGATACGGAAAACACCGTACAACAAAGCCACCGAGCATCACATAGGCAGGCTGAAGGCCAAGCTCGCCAGGCTTAAAGAGGAAGCGGAGAAGCAGAGGAAGAAGACTGGCGGGGAACAATACGCAATTAAAAAGGAAGGAGATGCTACGGCCGTTCTTGTGGGTTACCCCTCAGTGGGCAAGTCCACGATACTCAACGCCCTGACGGGGGCGAAAAGTGAGGTTGGGGATTATGATTTCACAACCCTCAAACCCGTTCCGGGAATGCTCGAATACAATGGCGCAAAGATCCAGATTGTCGACGTTCCCGGACTGATTGAAGGAGCGTCCAGGGGGAGAGGCAGAGGTAGAGAGATCCTTGCAGCGGTCAGAAATGCGGACATCATAATAATCGTCGTTGACGTTTTCACCCTCGAAAATATAGACGTTCTGAAAAATGAGCTTTACGAGGGAGGTATACGGCTCGATGAAAAACCTCCTGATGTTGTTATAAAAAAGAGGGCCACGGGTGGGCTGAGCATAAAATCCACCGTAGATCTGTCCATCGACGAGCAGACAATAAGGAGCATTCTCAGGGAATACAAGATACACAATGGCGAGGTCCTGATAAGAGAGGACATAACCATCGACAGGTTGATCGATGCCATTCTCGGAAACAGGGCGTACATACCCTCAATAACGGTGGTTAACAAGATAGACCTGTATCCGGATGCTGAAATCCCGGAAAACGCCATAGCGGTTTCTGCGGAGAAGAAGATAAACCTTGATAAACTTGTAGAAGAAATTTACCGCAAACTGGACTTCATAAGGGTCTACCTCAAACCTCCCGGCGGAAAGGTGGAAGAGGAGCCGATGATCCTCAGAAGGGGTGCGAGGGTCGAGGATGTCTGCAGAAAAATCCACAGAGATCTCCTCGAAAACTTCAAGTACGCCAGAGTGTGGGGCAAGAGCGTAAAATTCGAGGGGCAGAAGGTCGGGCTGGAGCACGAGCTTGAGGACGGAGACGTGATAACAGTATATGCAAGATAA
- a CDS encoding homoaconitate hydratase family protein has product MGKTIAEKIFSEKSGEDAYAGDIVIARVDQIALQDGTAPLAIRQIQALGIDEKNIKGAEITHFFVDHAAPSPRKELSNDHKFICEFAVKAGADFSKPGNGIIHQIMVEKYVNPGDLVVGADSHTCTYGALGAFSTGMGSTDVAIAVALGKNWFRVPETFRVEVNGKMPEGVYPKDLMLTIIGELGVDGATYKALEFHGDTIDSMYIDGRLTMANMAIECGAKAGLFKSDEETKRFLAERGRADRFREIKPDSDAEYEKELYFDAGDLEPVVSKPHNVDNVAPVSEVEGTPVDQVFVGTCTNGRLSDIEIVARMLEGRKVSENVRLIVGPASREIYLQADERGYLKTIVEAGGMVIPPGCGPCVGIHMGILADGEVCVSTQNRNFKGRMGNPEAEIYLASPATAAATAIEGKITDPRKYL; this is encoded by the coding sequence ATGGGCAAAACCATTGCCGAAAAAATCTTCTCAGAGAAAAGCGGTGAAGATGCTTACGCAGGAGACATCGTCATAGCCAGAGTTGATCAGATCGCTCTGCAGGATGGTACCGCTCCTCTCGCAATAAGGCAGATACAGGCTCTGGGAATTGATGAGAAAAACATCAAAGGTGCTGAAATCACCCACTTCTTCGTGGATCACGCTGCACCTTCGCCGAGAAAGGAGCTGAGCAATGACCACAAGTTTATATGTGAATTTGCAGTGAAGGCCGGTGCCGATTTCAGCAAACCCGGAAACGGAATAATCCACCAGATAATGGTCGAGAAATACGTGAACCCGGGTGACCTTGTTGTGGGAGCAGACAGTCACACATGCACCTACGGCGCACTTGGGGCTTTTTCAACAGGTATGGGGTCAACTGACGTTGCGATCGCAGTTGCCCTCGGTAAAAACTGGTTCAGGGTCCCGGAAACTTTCAGAGTTGAAGTGAATGGAAAAATGCCTGAGGGAGTGTATCCGAAGGATCTGATGCTCACGATAATCGGAGAGCTTGGAGTGGATGGCGCAACGTACAAGGCTCTTGAGTTCCACGGAGACACTATCGACAGCATGTACATCGACGGCAGACTGACGATGGCCAACATGGCAATTGAGTGCGGGGCAAAGGCCGGACTGTTCAAGAGCGACGAGGAAACAAAGAGATTCCTGGCTGAAAGGGGCAGAGCAGACAGGTTCAGAGAGATCAAACCCGACAGCGATGCCGAATACGAGAAAGAGCTGTATTTCGATGCCGGAGATCTCGAGCCTGTGGTCTCAAAGCCCCACAACGTGGACAATGTCGCTCCTGTTTCCGAGGTAGAGGGGACTCCAGTCGATCAGGTGTTTGTGGGAACATGCACAAACGGAAGGCTGAGCGACATAGAGATCGTGGCCAGAATGCTCGAGGGGAGGAAGGTCTCCGAAAACGTGAGGCTGATCGTTGGGCCGGCAAGCAGGGAGATATACCTTCAGGCCGACGAGAGAGGATACCTGAAGACGATTGTCGAGGCGGGCGGAATGGTGATTCCTCCGGGATGCGGTCCCTGCGTCGGGATACACATGGGCATTCTTGCCGATGGAGAGGTGTGCGTCTCAACACAGAACAGAAACTTCAAGGGCAGAATGGGTAACCCGGAGGCCGAAATCTACCTCGCATCCCCTGCAACTGCTGCAGCAACGGCCATCGAGGGTAAGATAACAGACCCGAGAAAATACCTCTAA